A region from the Microbacterium lacus genome encodes:
- a CDS encoding AI-2E family transporter, producing MTDGTPSPAAGSDAAGAPVAAEAPAPATPAAESTDTGEVMVAATRASDRGGRPFWAHLDSPFTAGLLLTIGGLVAILLGIAVTNIATILIYIALAMFAALGLDPVLRWFERHNVKRPWAITIVFLILGVIATGVILLVVPTLINQVSSFFTGIPSMISDFQKSDVYATLEGIFGTGLNTITSEIQSFITNPSNIAAISGGLLKIGAGIAAAVSGGLIVVVLTLYFVASLPAIKESLMQFAPARNRTKVRAMTNEITESVGSYLMGMVVLAFFNSIVAFLLHLVLGLPYPLLMGVLAFMITIIPLVGPVLYWITASVIALFTSPVSALIFAICYLIYIQIEAYVITPKVMSKAISIPGSLVVIGALIGGTLLGLLGALIAVPVTASILLIIKQVYIPRQDAKV from the coding sequence ATGACCGATGGCACCCCTTCGCCCGCAGCCGGCTCGGATGCCGCCGGAGCGCCCGTCGCCGCAGAGGCGCCCGCTCCCGCGACGCCCGCGGCCGAGAGCACCGACACCGGCGAGGTGATGGTCGCCGCCACGAGGGCCAGCGATCGAGGCGGACGCCCGTTCTGGGCGCACTTGGACAGTCCTTTCACCGCGGGCCTGCTGCTCACGATCGGCGGCCTCGTCGCGATCCTGCTCGGGATCGCGGTCACCAACATCGCCACGATCCTCATCTACATCGCCCTGGCCATGTTCGCGGCTCTCGGCCTGGACCCCGTGCTCAGGTGGTTCGAGCGGCACAACGTGAAGCGCCCTTGGGCGATCACGATCGTCTTCCTGATCCTGGGCGTGATCGCCACCGGTGTGATCCTCCTGGTCGTGCCCACCCTCATCAACCAGGTCAGCTCGTTCTTCACCGGCATCCCCTCGATGATCTCGGACTTCCAGAAGAGCGACGTCTACGCGACGCTGGAGGGCATCTTCGGAACGGGCCTGAACACGATCACGAGCGAGATCCAGTCCTTCATCACGAACCCGTCCAACATCGCCGCGATCTCGGGCGGTCTGCTCAAGATCGGCGCCGGAATCGCCGCCGCCGTCTCGGGCGGGCTGATCGTGGTCGTCCTCACGCTGTACTTCGTGGCCTCGCTCCCGGCGATCAAGGAGTCGCTGATGCAGTTCGCGCCCGCGCGCAACCGCACCAAGGTCCGTGCCATGACGAACGAGATCACCGAGTCGGTGGGCAGCTATCTGATGGGCATGGTCGTGCTCGCGTTCTTCAACTCGATCGTGGCCTTCCTGCTGCACCTGGTCCTCGGCCTGCCCTACCCACTCCTGATGGGCGTACTCGCGTTCATGATCACGATCATCCCGCTCGTGGGCCCGGTCCTGTACTGGATCACCGCGAGCGTGATCGCGCTGTTCACGAGCCCGGTATCGGCGCTCATCTTCGCGATCTGCTATCTGATCTACATCCAGATCGAGGCCTACGTGATCACCCCGAAGGTCATGAGCAAGGCGATCTCGATCCCGGGCTCGCTCGTGGTGATCGGTGCCCTCATCGGCGGCACGCTGCTGGGTCTGCTCGGTGCGCTGATCGCCGTGCCGGTGACCGCCTCGATCCTGCTCATCATCAAACAGGTGTACATCCCGCGGCAGGACGCGAAGGTCTAG
- a CDS encoding lactonase family protein: MRFWLGGYTARSGGNATGIGVLDAGAADDILAGGQLRFVGDAVGADGSPSWVAQHPEHDVVYAAIEDAGTVRAYRRTGERTLEPFGGPVEAGEAVCHVAVAPDGGSLVASCWGDGRVVRMRLDAAGRPSAPAIGAAGSDPYGPDAEPGDFGGAIDLSARVDPHRGADLSAGVDLGRGVDLAAAARALRAAAGDEYGHLVPEYDAEPADPEPDAESAEAASRVSRAHQAVFLPGGLIATTDMGWDLVRFWRADGSGLREVQQVVLPRGSGPRHTVWHPSGHLYVVTELSREVFALAPDPSGRWRVVAGSTLGAGTLDGDTAAELAASRDGHFLYAGVRGSNTIAIVRVKGAGDAFAPVALVDSGVDWPRHHVIDRDTLLVAGQRSDEVASLTLDLRTGVPGRVRHRVQTPSPTCLLRARS; this comes from the coding sequence ATGCGCTTCTGGCTCGGCGGATACACCGCCCGCTCCGGCGGGAACGCGACGGGCATCGGGGTCCTCGATGCGGGCGCGGCGGATGACATCCTGGCCGGTGGGCAGTTGCGTTTCGTCGGGGATGCGGTCGGCGCGGACGGCTCGCCGTCGTGGGTGGCGCAGCATCCCGAGCACGACGTGGTCTACGCCGCGATCGAGGACGCGGGGACCGTCCGTGCGTATCGCCGCACCGGTGAGCGAACGCTCGAACCGTTCGGCGGGCCGGTGGAGGCGGGTGAAGCCGTGTGCCACGTCGCCGTCGCCCCCGACGGCGGGTCGCTCGTGGCGAGCTGCTGGGGCGACGGCCGCGTCGTGCGGATGCGACTGGATGCCGCCGGCAGACCATCCGCGCCGGCGATCGGTGCCGCGGGGTCGGACCCCTACGGACCTGATGCCGAGCCCGGCGATTTCGGTGGAGCGATCGATCTGTCCGCGCGTGTGGACCCGCACCGGGGCGCCGATCTGAGCGCCGGCGTGGACCTCGGTCGCGGTGTGGATCTCGCCGCCGCGGCGCGGGCGCTGCGCGCGGCGGCCGGCGACGAATACGGGCACCTCGTGCCGGAGTACGACGCCGAGCCCGCCGACCCCGAGCCGGATGCGGAGTCCGCGGAGGCGGCATCCCGCGTCTCGCGCGCGCACCAGGCGGTCTTCCTCCCCGGCGGACTGATCGCGACCACCGACATGGGCTGGGATCTCGTGCGGTTCTGGCGGGCGGACGGCTCCGGGCTCCGCGAAGTGCAGCAGGTCGTCCTGCCGCGAGGCAGCGGCCCGCGCCATACGGTGTGGCACCCGAGCGGGCACCTCTACGTCGTGACCGAACTCAGTCGTGAGGTCTTCGCGCTCGCCCCCGACCCGAGCGGGCGCTGGCGGGTCGTCGCAGGTTCGACCCTCGGTGCCGGGACGCTCGACGGCGACACGGCGGCCGAACTCGCGGCCTCCCGTGACGGTCATTTCCTCTACGCCGGCGTGCGCGGCAGCAACACGATCGCCATCGTGCGCGTGAAGGGCGCCGGCGACGCGTTCGCGCCGGTCGCCCTCGTCGATTCCGGCGTGGACTGGCCCCGGCACCACGTGATCGACCGTGACACGCTTCTGGTGGCCGGCCAGCGCTCCGACGAGGTCGCGTCTCTCACCCTCGACCTGCGCACCGGGGTGCCCGGGCGCGTGCGGCACCGCGTGCAGACGCCGTCGCCGACCTGCCTTCTGCGGGCGCGGAGCTAG
- a CDS encoding chorismate mutase yields MTDHSAEPVLADAEALETLQRLRGSIDNVDAALVYLLAERFRATKQVGKLKAEHGMPASDPAREEQQLARLRRLAIDAELDPEFAQKWFSFVVAEVIRHHVEAAEER; encoded by the coding sequence ATGACCGATCACTCCGCAGAGCCTGTCCTGGCCGACGCAGAAGCGCTCGAGACCCTGCAGCGACTGCGCGGCAGCATCGACAACGTGGATGCCGCGCTGGTCTATCTGCTCGCCGAACGGTTCCGTGCCACGAAGCAGGTCGGCAAGCTCAAAGCGGAGCACGGCATGCCGGCATCCGACCCCGCCCGGGAGGAGCAGCAGCTCGCCCGTCTGCGCCGACTCGCGATCGACGCGGAGCTGGACCCCGAGTTCGCCCAGAAGTGGTTCTCGTTCGTCGTCGCCGAAGTGATCAGGCATCACGTCGAAGCCGCCGAAGAGCGCTGA
- a CDS encoding FAD-binding oxidoreductase, with product MTLSDTTTDTAGPDAADPRARRLRAALGNRVVLPGDDDWDLARMPWNLAVDQRPVAVARPENAEEVVDVVRAAAAAGLRVAPQSTGHAAAALADTGFADTVVISLARLRGVTVDPVARTARVLGGSQWNDVLEAAAPHGLTAPHGSAGDVGVAGYSLSGGLSFYARTHGLAVNFVRAVQIVTADGALVRASAEENRDLFWAVRGGSGAFGVVVSLEMDLLPYADVYAGMLLWDAARASEVARAWATWTTTAPDSATTTLRILNLPPLPELPPFLSGRSVVVIDGAVLGTDEGAAAVLAPLRALAPEIDTFGRIPAAGLVAVHMDPPQPTPAVTGHAVVDELPEDAVAAFLRAGSDPRLFMMELRHVGGAVARPVDAGGAVSAFRGEYICHAVAVVPVPDAAAGAGAAVGAAVALFEPWHIDALALTFVDGGNVDRRGGYGDAAGRLGELKRRFDPGDMFSAAHPVN from the coding sequence ATGACCTTGTCCGACACCACGACCGACACCGCCGGACCCGATGCCGCAGACCCGCGGGCACGTCGGTTGCGCGCCGCCCTCGGCAACCGTGTGGTGCTGCCCGGTGACGACGACTGGGATCTCGCCCGCATGCCCTGGAACCTCGCCGTCGACCAACGACCGGTCGCCGTCGCGCGTCCGGAGAACGCCGAAGAGGTCGTGGACGTCGTCCGTGCGGCCGCCGCGGCAGGACTCAGAGTCGCACCGCAGTCGACCGGACACGCCGCCGCCGCGCTCGCCGACACGGGCTTCGCCGACACCGTGGTCATCTCACTGGCGCGACTGCGCGGCGTCACGGTCGACCCGGTCGCGCGCACGGCGCGCGTGCTGGGCGGCTCGCAGTGGAACGACGTCCTGGAAGCCGCGGCACCCCACGGTCTGACGGCGCCCCACGGAAGCGCCGGCGACGTCGGCGTCGCCGGGTACAGCCTCAGCGGCGGCCTGTCCTTCTACGCGCGGACGCACGGCCTCGCGGTCAACTTCGTCCGTGCCGTTCAGATCGTCACCGCCGACGGCGCACTGGTGCGCGCGAGCGCCGAGGAGAACCGGGACCTGTTCTGGGCGGTCCGAGGCGGATCGGGCGCCTTCGGGGTGGTGGTCTCGCTCGAGATGGACCTGCTCCCGTACGCGGACGTGTACGCCGGAATGCTGCTGTGGGACGCAGCTCGCGCCTCCGAGGTGGCTCGCGCCTGGGCGACGTGGACGACGACGGCACCGGATAGCGCGACGACGACCCTGCGCATCCTGAACCTTCCCCCCCTGCCCGAACTTCCCCCGTTCCTCTCCGGCCGGTCGGTGGTGGTCATCGACGGCGCGGTCCTGGGGACTGATGAGGGGGCAGCCGCCGTCCTCGCACCGCTGCGGGCGCTCGCACCGGAGATCGACACCTTCGGTCGCATCCCTGCTGCCGGGCTGGTCGCCGTGCACATGGATCCGCCTCAGCCCACCCCGGCGGTCACCGGGCACGCAGTGGTCGACGAGCTCCCGGAAGATGCGGTCGCCGCATTCCTGCGGGCCGGCTCCGACCCGAGGCTCTTCATGATGGAGCTGCGCCACGTCGGCGGAGCCGTGGCGCGTCCGGTCGATGCGGGTGGGGCGGTGTCGGCCTTCCGGGGAGAGTACATCTGCCACGCGGTCGCCGTTGTTCCGGTTCCCGATGCCGCAGCCGGCGCCGGCGCGGCGGTGGGCGCGGCAGTGGCGCTCTTCGAGCCGTGGCACATCGACGCTCTCGCGCTGACGTTCGTGGACGGCGGCAACGTGGATCGCCGGGGCGGATACGGCGACGCGGCCGGCCGGCTCGGTGAGCTCAAGCGTCGATTCGATCCCGGCGACATGTTCTCCGCCGCTCACCCCGTGAACTGA
- a CDS encoding Pr6Pr family membrane protein: MLRTARWAWIWSFVRIAAAVLGVAAVIAQLQRSTSNALQFGWHVPTVVANFLSFFTIQSNLIAAVTLTIGAVWWWRRGRVTEDAEPQGYAVLLLCATTYMVTTGVVYNLLLRNIPLPQGQTVAWSNEVLHVVIPLVMLLDLLFAPRRRALAWKRVLVVVIYPIVWVIYTLLRGPLITSPGSDVPYWYPYPFLNPNNPELVPPGYAGVAVYVIGIAIGIVVVAFFVVWVGRRRAVAPPTPTGAATAAQ; the protein is encoded by the coding sequence ATGCTGCGCACCGCCCGTTGGGCCTGGATCTGGTCGTTCGTCCGCATCGCCGCTGCTGTCCTGGGTGTGGCGGCCGTGATCGCGCAGTTGCAGCGCAGCACGTCCAACGCCCTGCAGTTCGGCTGGCACGTGCCGACCGTCGTGGCGAACTTCCTGAGCTTCTTCACGATCCAGTCGAACCTGATCGCGGCGGTGACGCTCACGATCGGGGCGGTCTGGTGGTGGCGACGCGGGCGCGTCACCGAGGATGCCGAACCGCAGGGGTACGCCGTCCTGCTGCTGTGCGCGACGACCTATATGGTCACCACCGGCGTCGTGTACAACCTGCTGCTGCGCAACATCCCGCTGCCGCAGGGGCAGACCGTGGCGTGGTCGAACGAGGTGCTGCACGTCGTGATCCCGCTCGTGATGCTGCTGGATCTCCTCTTCGCACCTCGACGGCGCGCACTCGCGTGGAAGCGCGTGCTCGTCGTCGTGATCTACCCCATCGTGTGGGTGATCTACACGCTCCTGCGTGGACCCCTCATCACCTCGCCGGGGAGCGACGTGCCGTACTGGTACCCCTATCCGTTCCTGAACCCGAACAATCCCGAACTCGTCCCGCCCGGCTACGCGGGCGTCGCGGTCTACGTGATCGGGATCGCGATCGGCATCGTCGTCGTGGCGTTCTTCGTGGTGTGGGTGGGGCGACGGCGTGCCGTCGCCCCACCCACACCGACAGGGGCCGCGACCGCCGCTCAGTAG
- a CDS encoding ATP-binding protein, which produces MAHELTIGTLLESEDAAPAHLLANKLNRHTFWCGQSGSGKTYALGVALEQIMLHTRLPLVILDPNSDFVKLGELHESAPASEASELAQRDIRVLRSTPGAENPLHVRFMQLPLRSRAAILQIDPLLHPQDFNALLRLEPELSLVPDHDIVGFMRAHPDRVRHDLAMRLENLGVVQWNLWAWGKRAVTDDIDDKPDATVVDLGGFPTPMESRAAALAVLDHLWETREQRIGRLIVIDEAHNLCTPDPVTPVQKLLTERIVQIAAEGRKYGLWLLLSTQRPSKVHVNALSQCDNLALMRMSSPRDLAELGGMFGYAPDSLLNRATAFAQGQALFAGGFVEQPSLVQMGARLTREGGSDVPVPLR; this is translated from the coding sequence ATGGCCCATGAACTCACGATCGGCACGCTGCTCGAATCCGAGGATGCCGCCCCCGCCCACCTGCTCGCGAACAAGCTCAACCGCCACACGTTCTGGTGCGGGCAGAGCGGATCGGGCAAGACGTACGCACTCGGCGTCGCCCTCGAGCAGATCATGCTGCACACGCGGCTGCCGCTGGTGATCCTCGATCCGAACTCGGACTTCGTCAAGCTCGGCGAGCTCCACGAGTCCGCCCCCGCGAGCGAGGCGTCCGAGCTCGCGCAGCGCGACATCCGGGTGCTCCGGTCCACCCCCGGAGCCGAGAACCCCCTGCACGTGCGCTTCATGCAGCTTCCCCTGCGCTCGCGTGCCGCGATCCTGCAGATCGACCCGCTGTTGCATCCGCAGGACTTCAACGCGCTGCTGCGCCTGGAGCCCGAGCTCTCCCTGGTGCCCGATCACGACATCGTGGGGTTCATGCGCGCCCACCCCGACCGCGTGCGTCACGACCTCGCGATGCGGCTGGAGAACCTCGGCGTCGTGCAGTGGAACCTGTGGGCGTGGGGCAAGCGCGCCGTCACCGACGACATCGACGACAAGCCCGATGCGACGGTGGTGGACCTCGGCGGCTTCCCGACGCCGATGGAGTCCCGCGCCGCGGCGCTCGCGGTGCTCGACCACCTGTGGGAGACCCGCGAGCAGCGCATCGGCCGGCTCATCGTGATCGATGAGGCCCACAACCTCTGCACGCCCGACCCGGTCACCCCCGTGCAGAAGCTGCTGACGGAGCGGATCGTGCAGATCGCCGCGGAGGGGCGCAAGTACGGCCTCTGGCTGCTGCTGTCGACCCAGCGCCCGTCGAAGGTGCACGTGAACGCCCTGTCGCAGTGCGACAACCTCGCCCTCATGCGGATGAGCTCGCCGCGGGACCTCGCCGAGCTCGGCGGCATGTTCGGCTACGCGCCGGACTCTCTGCTCAACCGGGCGACCGCGTTCGCGCAGGGTCAGGCGCTGTTCGCCGGCGGCTTCGTGGAGCAGCCGAGTCTGGTGCAGATGGGCGCGCGCCTGACCCGCGAGGGCGGCAGCGACGTCCCCGTGCCGCTGCGCTGA
- a CDS encoding helix-turn-helix transcriptional regulator: MATALARGRARSDIEVMSRAGLPLHRFMDEAADSLGAVVPFVAACVTTLDPATAMVSSARKLGVLDGRNEQDLAWSQLEYGGEEPTAIRGLLRAGRTAVGMNRETHGDVTRSARMAELLVPHFDFHDEARVVFADRSGGWGHLSLFRGSEDQAFGAEELAFLADVAPSFTRGFRTGLLAQIALRSTASEAGPAVIIVDAQNRMIQSTPGAQAHLERMSALPGMGDPFVYVHALVDAARRLARGDTDRVPRVRTRTADGLWLVLHAAPLGGLSDRGGDVVVTIEEARPQEVIDLVAAAFGLTPRERDVISIVLRGANTKEIAAEMHVSPYTVQDHLKSIFDKADVTSRRELVARVYFDQYLSRAGSELAPSGWYAIAH, translated from the coding sequence ATGGCAACGGCACTGGCGCGTGGACGCGCGCGGAGCGACATCGAGGTGATGTCGCGTGCCGGCCTTCCCCTGCATCGGTTCATGGACGAAGCAGCGGACTCGTTGGGTGCGGTCGTGCCCTTCGTCGCCGCGTGCGTGACGACGCTCGACCCGGCGACCGCGATGGTCTCGAGCGCGCGGAAGCTCGGCGTCCTCGACGGCCGCAACGAGCAGGACCTCGCGTGGTCGCAGCTCGAGTACGGCGGTGAGGAGCCGACGGCCATTCGCGGGCTGCTGCGAGCCGGACGCACCGCGGTCGGAATGAACCGCGAGACCCACGGAGACGTGACCCGGTCCGCTCGGATGGCGGAACTGCTCGTCCCCCACTTCGACTTCCACGACGAGGCGCGCGTGGTCTTCGCGGACCGCAGCGGAGGGTGGGGACATCTCTCGCTTTTCCGTGGAAGCGAGGATCAGGCATTCGGGGCGGAGGAGCTGGCGTTCCTCGCTGATGTCGCGCCCTCCTTCACCCGCGGCTTCCGCACCGGGCTCCTCGCGCAGATCGCCCTCCGGAGCACGGCCAGCGAGGCAGGTCCGGCCGTCATCATCGTGGATGCGCAGAACCGGATGATCCAGTCCACACCCGGCGCGCAGGCGCACCTCGAGCGCATGTCGGCGCTGCCCGGCATGGGCGACCCGTTCGTGTACGTCCATGCGCTCGTCGACGCCGCCCGCCGGCTCGCACGCGGTGACACCGATCGGGTCCCTCGGGTGCGCACCCGAACGGCGGACGGGCTCTGGCTGGTGCTGCACGCAGCTCCGCTCGGTGGACTCAGCGACCGCGGCGGCGATGTCGTCGTCACGATCGAGGAGGCCCGCCCTCAGGAGGTGATCGACCTCGTCGCCGCGGCCTTCGGCCTCACGCCGCGCGAGCGCGACGTCATCTCCATCGTGCTCCGGGGCGCGAACACGAAGGAGATCGCCGCTGAGATGCACGTCTCGCCCTACACGGTGCAAGACCACCTGAAGTCGATCTTCGACAAGGCGGACGTCACGAGCCGGCGGGAACTCGTCGCGCGGGTCTACTTCGACCAGTACCTGTCCCGAGCCGGATCCGAACTCGCCCCCTCCGGGTGGTACGCGATCGCGCACTGA
- a CDS encoding adenylosuccinate synthase: MPAIVIVGVQWGDEGKGKATDLLGERTDVVVKFNGGNNAGHTVVIGDEKYALHLLPSGILSPGVTPVIGNGVVVDLEVLFAELEALNARGLDTTKLKISANAHIITQYHRTLDKVTERFLGKRMIGTTGRGIGPAYADKINRVGIRLQDLFDENILRQKVEGALDQKNHLLVKVFNRRAITIDEVVEDLLSYAPRLKDMVCDTSLLLNEALDAGEVVVFEGGQATMLDIDHGTYPFVTSSSATAGGAATGSGVGPNRLDRIVGIVKAYTTRVGSGPFPTELFDEQGEWLRSRGFEFGTTTGRPRRVGWYDAPITRYATRINGITDLVLTKLDILTGLDEIPVCVAYDVDGTRFDEVPVNQSDFHHAKPILEYFPGWKEDISGARTFEDLPLAAQDYVLALEEMSGTRISVIGVGPSRDAVIVRHDLVD; encoded by the coding sequence ATGCCCGCCATCGTGATCGTCGGAGTCCAGTGGGGCGATGAGGGCAAGGGAAAGGCCACCGATCTGCTCGGTGAGCGCACCGACGTGGTGGTGAAGTTCAACGGCGGCAATAACGCCGGCCACACGGTCGTGATCGGCGACGAGAAGTACGCGCTGCACCTGCTGCCCTCCGGCATCCTCTCGCCCGGTGTCACCCCCGTGATCGGCAACGGCGTCGTGGTCGACCTCGAGGTGCTGTTCGCCGAGCTCGAGGCGCTCAACGCCCGCGGCCTGGACACCACGAAGCTCAAGATCAGCGCGAACGCGCACATCATCACGCAGTACCACCGCACGCTCGACAAGGTCACCGAGCGCTTCCTCGGCAAGCGCATGATCGGCACGACGGGGCGGGGGATCGGGCCGGCGTACGCGGACAAGATCAACCGGGTCGGCATCCGCCTGCAGGACCTCTTCGACGAGAACATCCTGCGCCAGAAGGTCGAGGGGGCGCTCGACCAGAAGAACCATCTCCTGGTGAAGGTGTTCAACCGGCGCGCGATCACGATCGACGAGGTCGTGGAGGACCTGCTGTCGTACGCGCCGCGTCTGAAGGACATGGTGTGCGACACCTCACTGCTGCTGAACGAAGCCCTGGATGCCGGTGAGGTCGTCGTGTTCGAGGGCGGCCAGGCGACGATGCTCGACATCGACCACGGCACGTACCCGTTCGTGACCTCCTCGTCGGCCACTGCGGGTGGCGCCGCCACCGGCTCGGGCGTCGGACCCAATCGCCTGGACCGCATCGTCGGCATCGTGAAGGCATACACGACGCGCGTCGGCTCCGGACCGTTCCCGACCGAGCTGTTCGACGAGCAGGGGGAGTGGCTGCGTTCGCGCGGGTTCGAGTTCGGCACGACCACCGGTCGCCCCCGCCGGGTGGGCTGGTACGACGCCCCGATCACGCGCTACGCGACCCGCATCAACGGGATCACCGACCTCGTGCTGACCAAGCTCGACATCCTCACGGGCCTGGACGAGATCCCGGTGTGCGTGGCGTATGACGTCGACGGCACGCGCTTCGACGAGGTGCCCGTCAACCAGTCCGACTTCCACCACGCCAAGCCGATCCTGGAGTACTTCCCGGGCTGGAAGGAGGACATCTCGGGTGCGCGCACCTTCGAGGACCTCCCGCTCGCGGCGCAGGACTACGTTCTGGCCCTCGAGGAGATGAGCGGCACGCGCATTTCGGTCATCGGCGTCGGGCCCTCCCGCGACGCCGTGATCGTGCGCCACGACCTCGTCGACTGA
- a CDS encoding TetR/AcrR family transcriptional regulator, producing MTTTAARRPRRDALENRAGIIAAAQSVLATDPNASLDAIAHAAGLSRRALYGHFSDREALLRAVIEVGAARFNTIAEQVDHPDARVALARLAADLWRAASTVQASANIALDDAHVADTVRALAPLRRRVRDLVERGRAEGAFRADVPPELLGFLIEETARATLRELPAETPDAASVVVRVVLSVSGLSWTEQAGLLAAHPGIVEER from the coding sequence GTGACCACCACCGCCGCCCGTCGACCGCGCCGTGACGCGCTCGAAAACCGCGCCGGCATCATCGCCGCCGCCCAGAGCGTCCTCGCCACCGACCCGAACGCGTCGCTCGATGCGATCGCCCATGCGGCCGGGCTCAGCCGTCGCGCCCTGTACGGCCACTTCTCCGACCGGGAGGCCCTGCTGCGCGCGGTGATCGAGGTGGGCGCGGCACGCTTCAACACGATCGCCGAGCAGGTGGATCACCCCGACGCCCGCGTCGCCCTCGCCCGACTCGCCGCCGACCTGTGGCGAGCGGCATCCACGGTGCAGGCCTCCGCGAACATCGCGCTCGACGACGCGCATGTCGCCGACACCGTCCGCGCGCTCGCGCCACTGCGGCGACGCGTCCGCGACCTCGTCGAGCGGGGGCGCGCGGAGGGCGCCTTCCGCGCAGACGTTCCGCCGGAGCTCCTCGGATTCCTGATCGAGGAGACGGCCCGAGCGACGCTGCGCGAGCTGCCGGCGGAGACGCCGGATGCGGCATCCGTCGTCGTCCGCGTCGTGCTGAGTGTGAGCGGGCTGTCGTGGACCGAACAGGCGGGGCTGCTGGCCGCTCACCCCGGGATCGTGGAGGAACGATGA
- the argG gene encoding argininosuccinate synthase codes for MSKVLQSLPVGERVGIAFSGGLDTSVAVAWMRDKGAIPCTYTGDLGQPDEDDIDAIPGRALEYGAEVSRLVDCKTALVEEGFGALACGAFHIRSGGKTYFNTTPLGRAVTGTMLVRAMKEDGVDIWGDGSTYKGNDIERFYRYGLLANPRLRIYKPWLDADFVTELGGRAEMSAWLVEHGFPYRDSAEKAYSTDANIWGATHEAKTLEHLNVSLETVEPIMGVRFWDPSVQIDTEDVTVTFELGRPVAINGVEYADPVELVHEANRIGGRHGLGMSDQIENRIIEAKSRGIYEAPAMALLFIAYERLVNGILNEDTLATYHEQGRRLGRLMYEGRWLEPQSLMLRESIQKWVGSTINGTVTLRLRRGDDYTILDTTSPNLSYGPDKLSMERVGDAAFGPTDRIGQLTMRNLDIADSRSRLEQYAGLGLIGGATGALVGRLTSGEADEITEHATGYSAEREQLADAVDEASESASFDFGAD; via the coding sequence ATGTCGAAAGTCCTCCAGTCCCTGCCCGTCGGCGAGCGCGTCGGCATCGCCTTCTCCGGAGGGCTGGACACTTCGGTGGCGGTGGCCTGGATGCGCGACAAGGGCGCGATCCCCTGCACGTATACGGGTGATCTCGGCCAGCCCGACGAGGACGACATCGACGCGATCCCGGGTCGCGCGCTCGAGTACGGCGCCGAAGTCTCGCGACTCGTCGACTGCAAGACGGCGCTCGTGGAGGAAGGCTTCGGCGCGCTGGCGTGCGGCGCGTTCCACATCCGCTCCGGCGGCAAGACCTACTTCAACACGACTCCGCTCGGGCGCGCGGTCACCGGGACGATGCTCGTCCGCGCGATGAAGGAGGACGGCGTCGACATCTGGGGCGACGGCTCCACCTACAAGGGCAACGACATCGAGCGCTTCTACCGCTACGGCCTGCTCGCGAACCCCCGGCTGCGCATCTACAAGCCCTGGCTGGACGCCGATTTCGTCACCGAGCTCGGCGGTCGCGCCGAGATGTCGGCGTGGCTCGTCGAACACGGCTTCCCCTACCGCGACAGCGCCGAGAAGGCGTATTCGACCGACGCGAACATCTGGGGCGCGACGCACGAGGCGAAGACCCTGGAGCACCTGAACGTCTCGCTGGAGACCGTCGAGCCGATCATGGGCGTCCGCTTCTGGGATCCCTCGGTGCAGATCGACACCGAAGACGTCACCGTGACCTTCGAGCTCGGTCGCCCTGTCGCGATCAACGGCGTCGAGTACGCCGACCCGGTGGAGCTCGTGCACGAGGCGAACCGCATCGGCGGCCGCCACGGCCTCGGCATGAGCGACCAGATCGAGAACCGGATCATCGAGGCCAAGAGCCGCGGCATCTACGAGGCGCCCGCGATGGCACTGCTGTTCATCGCATACGAGCGCCTGGTGAACGGCATCCTGAACGAGGACACGCTCGCGACGTACCACGAGCAGGGCCGCCGCCTCGGTCGTCTCATGTACGAGGGCCGCTGGCTCGAGCCGCAATCGCTCATGCTGCGCGAGTCGATCCAGAAGTGGGTCGGGTCGACGATCAACGGCACCGTGACCCTGCGTCTGCGTCGTGGCGACGACTACACGATCCTGGACACCACGAGCCCGAACCTGTCGTACGGTCCGGACAAGCTCTCGATGGAGCGCGTCGGTGACGCGGCCTTCGGCCCGACCGACCGCATCGGACAGCTGACGATGCGCAACCTCGACATCGCCGACTCTCGCTCGCGCCTGGAGCAGTACGCCGGACTCGGCCTGATCGGCGGCGCGACCGGTGCGCTCGTCGGACGCCTGACCTCGGGCGAGGCGGACGAGATCACCGAGCACGCGACCGGCTACTCGGCCGAGCGCGAGCAGCTCGCCGACGCGGTGGACGAGGCATCCGAGTCGGCGTCGTTCGACTTCGGAGCCGACTGA